Proteins encoded in a region of the Saccharothrix ecbatanensis genome:
- a CDS encoding single-stranded DNA-binding protein: MAGETTITVVGNLTADPELRFTQSGAAVASFTVASTPRTFDKASGEWKDGEALFLRCNVWRQVAENVAESLTRGSRVLVSGRLRQRSFETKEGEKRTVIELEVDEIGPSLRYATAKVNKVSRGDGGGGFGGGGQSRGGGGSAPADDPWGSAPPAGSGGFADEPPF; the protein is encoded by the coding sequence ATGGCCGGCGAGACGACGATCACGGTGGTCGGGAACCTGACCGCCGATCCCGAGCTGCGCTTCACCCAGTCCGGCGCCGCGGTGGCGAGCTTCACCGTGGCATCCACCCCCCGCACGTTCGACAAGGCGAGCGGCGAGTGGAAGGACGGCGAAGCGCTGTTCCTGCGGTGCAACGTGTGGCGTCAGGTCGCGGAGAACGTGGCCGAGTCGCTCACCCGCGGTTCGCGCGTGCTCGTTTCCGGGCGGCTGCGCCAGCGTTCCTTCGAGACGAAGGAAGGCGAAAAGCGCACCGTCATCGAGCTTGAGGTCGACGAGATCGGCCCCTCGCTGCGATACGCGACCGCGAAGGTCAACAAGGTGAGCCGTGGAGACGGCGGCGGCGGCTTCGGCGGCGGCGGTCAGTCTCGCGGTGGCGGCGGCAGCGCCCCGGCCGACGACCCGTGGGGCTCCGCGCCCCCGGCCGGCTCCGGTGGCTTCGCCGACGAGCCCCCCTTCTAG
- a CDS encoding glycosyltransferase family 87 protein: MSVTREVVAVPERADAGSRVPRFGRVALAAVVLLCGLTMFVGFLNKDRCTGPEFDQWGRSAPDYEERNKAEVCYSDIQHLWIGRDVDRHVFPYVHGSINSKGVLVGGVVEYPVLTGLLIWAGAIFAQTDAAFLLFSALLMAPFGLATGWLLGKLSRWRALIWALGPPVVLYAFHNWDLPVVFCAVAAVYVVHRGWGRRERPLVERAVVASVLLGIGFAFKIYPAIFVLPLCLYVLTGGPGGRGLPRGVRYDFVGAARVALASVLTVVLINLPFVVVGLEGWKASFAFQGLRRVDITTNSIWFWSMRPFMSDLTMQTVVGVLSPVGIVASFALACWIGWRRFQREGTYPWVPVSAAMLCGFLLLHKVHSPQYTLWLVPMFVLLRVNWSWVAAYFAADFAMGVGIFRWYYAIEFGEPSGIYDGFSAQAVVIGVWGRAALLVALFFVFLRSEVTFTDRKPALRRRSTSAPAA, from the coding sequence ATGAGCGTGACACGGGAGGTGGTGGCCGTGCCCGAGCGCGCGGACGCCGGGTCGCGGGTGCCGCGGTTCGGTCGGGTCGCGCTCGCCGCGGTCGTCCTCCTGTGCGGGCTGACGATGTTCGTCGGCTTCCTGAACAAGGACCGCTGCACCGGCCCGGAGTTCGACCAGTGGGGCCGCAGCGCGCCGGACTACGAGGAGCGCAACAAGGCCGAGGTCTGCTACTCGGACATCCAGCACCTGTGGATCGGGCGTGACGTCGACCGGCACGTGTTCCCGTACGTGCACGGCAGCATCAACAGCAAGGGCGTGCTGGTCGGGGGCGTGGTCGAGTACCCGGTGCTGACCGGGCTGCTGATCTGGGCCGGTGCGATCTTCGCGCAGACGGACGCGGCGTTCCTGCTGTTCTCGGCGTTGCTGATGGCGCCGTTCGGGCTGGCCACCGGGTGGCTGCTGGGCAAGCTGAGCCGGTGGCGGGCGCTGATCTGGGCGCTCGGCCCGCCGGTGGTGCTGTACGCGTTCCACAACTGGGACCTGCCGGTCGTGTTCTGCGCGGTGGCGGCGGTGTACGTCGTGCACCGGGGCTGGGGACGGCGTGAGCGGCCGTTGGTGGAACGCGCGGTGGTCGCGTCCGTGCTGCTGGGCATCGGTTTCGCGTTCAAGATCTACCCGGCGATCTTCGTGCTGCCGCTGTGCCTGTACGTGCTGACCGGCGGTCCTGGTGGCCGTGGGCTGCCGCGTGGGGTGCGGTACGACTTCGTGGGCGCGGCACGGGTGGCGTTGGCGTCCGTGCTGACGGTGGTGCTGATCAACCTGCCGTTCGTGGTGGTCGGGCTGGAGGGCTGGAAGGCGTCGTTCGCGTTCCAGGGCCTGCGGCGGGTGGACATCACCACGAACTCGATCTGGTTCTGGTCGATGCGCCCGTTCATGTCGGACCTGACCATGCAGACGGTGGTCGGCGTGCTGTCGCCGGTGGGGATCGTGGCGTCGTTCGCGCTGGCGTGCTGGATCGGCTGGCGGCGGTTCCAGCGCGAGGGCACCTATCCGTGGGTGCCGGTGTCGGCCGCGATGCTGTGCGGGTTCCTGTTGCTGCACAAGGTGCACTCGCCGCAGTACACGCTCTGGCTGGTGCCGATGTTCGTGCTGCTGCGGGTGAACTGGAGTTGGGTCGCGGCGTACTTCGCGGCGGACTTCGCGATGGGCGTCGGCATCTTCCGGTGGTACTACGCGATCGAGTTCGGCGAGCCGTCGGGCATCTACGACGGGTTCTCGGCGCAGGCCGTGGTGATCGGCGTGTGGGGTCGCGCGGCGCTCTTGGTGGCCTTGTTCTTCGTCTTCCTGCGCTCTGAAGTGACCTTCACCGACCGTAAGCCCGCTCTCCGCCGACGCTCCACCTCAGCACCCGCCGCCTGA
- the dnaB gene encoding replicative DNA helicase → MALVDDRGMAEPGFERQPPQDLAAEQSVLGGMLLSKDAIADVVEVLAPNDFYRPAHQAVYDCVLDLYGRGEPADPITVSAELERRGELLRVGGAPYLHTLIATVPTAANASYYAEIVAEKAVLRRLVEAGTRIVQLGYNGAEGADVDEVVDRAQAAIYEVTERRTTEDYVVLEELLQPTMDEIDAIASRGGSSLGIPTGFADLDELTNGLHPGQMIIVAARPGVGKSTLGLDFARSCSVKHGLTSAIFSLEMSRTEIVMRMLSAEARIRLGDMRGGRMSDDDWTRLARRMSEISEAPLFVDDSPNLTMMEIRAKARRLKQRHDLRLVIVDYLQLMSSGKRTESRQQEVSEFSRNLKLIAKELEVPVIAISQLNRGPEQRTDKRPQLSDLRESGSLEQDADMVILINRPDAWERDDPRAGEADLIIAKHRAGPTATITVAHQLHYSRFADLAQG, encoded by the coding sequence GTGGCGCTGGTGGACGACCGGGGCATGGCCGAGCCCGGCTTCGAACGGCAGCCGCCGCAGGACCTCGCCGCCGAGCAGTCGGTGCTGGGCGGGATGCTGCTGAGCAAGGACGCGATCGCCGACGTGGTCGAGGTCCTGGCCCCCAACGACTTCTACCGGCCCGCTCACCAGGCCGTGTACGACTGCGTCCTCGACCTGTACGGGCGGGGTGAGCCGGCCGACCCGATCACGGTGTCGGCGGAGCTGGAGCGGCGGGGTGAGCTGCTGCGCGTAGGCGGGGCCCCGTACCTGCACACCCTCATCGCCACCGTGCCGACGGCCGCGAACGCTTCCTACTACGCCGAGATCGTGGCGGAGAAGGCGGTGCTGCGGCGGTTGGTGGAGGCGGGGACGCGGATCGTCCAGCTGGGGTACAACGGCGCCGAGGGCGCCGACGTGGACGAGGTGGTGGACCGGGCGCAGGCGGCGATCTACGAGGTCACCGAGCGCCGCACCACCGAGGACTACGTGGTGCTGGAGGAGCTGCTCCAGCCGACCATGGACGAAATCGACGCCATCGCCTCGCGCGGCGGCTCGTCGCTCGGCATCCCCACCGGCTTCGCGGACCTGGACGAGCTGACCAACGGCCTGCACCCGGGTCAGATGATCATCGTCGCGGCCAGGCCTGGGGTCGGGAAGTCGACCTTGGGACTGGATTTCGCGCGGTCGTGTTCGGTGAAGCACGGGTTGACCAGCGCGATCTTCTCGCTGGAAATGTCGCGCACCGAGATCGTCATGCGCATGCTGTCGGCCGAGGCGCGGATCCGGCTCGGTGACATGCGCGGTGGGCGGATGAGTGATGACGACTGGACCAGGCTGGCGCGGCGGATGAGTGAGATCAGTGAGGCGCCGCTGTTCGTGGACGACTCGCCGAACCTGACGATGATGGAGATCCGGGCGAAGGCGAGGCGGCTGAAGCAGCGGCACGACCTGCGGCTGGTGATCGTCGACTACCTCCAGCTGATGTCGTCGGGCAAGCGGACGGAGTCGCGGCAGCAGGAAGTGTCCGAGTTCTCCCGAAACCTGAAGCTGATCGCCAAGGAGCTCGAAGTTCCGGTCATCGCGATCAGTCAGCTGAACCGTGGCCCGGAACAACGCACCGACAAGCGCCCGCAGCTGTCCGACCTCCGTGAATCGGGATCCCTGGAGCAGGACGCCGACATGGTGATCCTGATCAACCGCCCGGACGCGTGGGAACGCGACGACCCGCGGGCGGGCGAGGCGGACCTGATCATCGCCAAGCACCGCGCCGGCCCCACCGCCACCATCACCGTCGCCCACCAGCTCCACTACAGCCGTTTCGCCGACCTCGCCCAAGGCTGA
- the rpsF gene encoding 30S ribosomal protein S6: MRHYEVMVILDPSLDERTIAPSLDTFLNVIRTTGGNVEKVEVWGKRRLSFEINKNPEGIYAVLDLISSPEAVKELDRQLGLQETVLRTKVIRREPAKAAKVAARIAAKAAIKAAKKA, encoded by the coding sequence ATGCGTCATTACGAAGTGATGGTCATCCTCGACCCCAGTCTCGACGAGCGCACGATCGCGCCGTCCCTCGACACGTTCCTCAACGTCATCCGCACCACGGGTGGCAACGTGGAAAAGGTCGAGGTTTGGGGCAAGCGCCGGTTGAGCTTCGAGATCAACAAGAACCCCGAGGGCATCTACGCCGTCCTCGACCTGATCTCCAGCCCGGAAGCAGTGAAGGAACTGGACCGCCAGCTCGGTCTCCAGGAGACGGTGCTCCGGACCAAGGTCATCCGCCGCGAGCCCGCCAAGGCCGCGAAGGTCGCCGCAAGGATCGCCGCCAAGGCCGCGATCAAGGCTGCCAAGAAGGCTTAG
- the rplI gene encoding 50S ribosomal protein L9: MVKLILTADVTGLGGPGDIVEVKDGYGRNYLLPRGLAILATKGAAKQVEVIRRAQDNRRVRDLDHAKEIKATLEGLGSVTLKAKAAAGSKKLFGSVTSSDVVSAVRAAGGPTLDKRAVEIAGHIKTLGKHSVSVRLHPEVTVSLSVEVANAS; encoded by the coding sequence ATCGTGAAGCTCATCCTCACCGCTGACGTGACCGGCCTCGGCGGCCCCGGCGACATCGTCGAGGTCAAGGACGGCTACGGCCGCAACTACCTGCTGCCCCGCGGCCTGGCGATCCTCGCCACCAAGGGCGCGGCCAAGCAGGTCGAGGTCATCCGTCGGGCGCAGGACAACCGTCGGGTCCGCGACCTGGACCACGCCAAGGAGATCAAGGCCACGCTCGAAGGCCTCGGCTCCGTCACGCTGAAGGCCAAGGCCGCAGCGGGCTCGAAGAAGCTGTTCGGCTCCGTCACCTCGTCCGACGTCGTGTCGGCCGTGCGTGCGGCCGGCGGTCCGACGCTGGACAAGCGGGCCGTCGAGATCGCGGGTCACATCAAGACCCTCGGCAAGCACTCGGTGAGCGTCCGGCTCCACCCGGAGGTCACCGTGTCGCTCTCCGTCGAGGTAGCGAACGCGAGCTGA
- the rpsR gene encoding 30S ribosomal protein S18 codes for MAKPPVRKPKKKVCAFCKDKNANLIDYKDTTLLRKYISDRGKIRARRVTGNCSQHQRDVAVAVKNAREMALLPYTSTAR; via the coding sequence ATGGCCAAGCCGCCTGTGCGCAAGCCCAAGAAGAAGGTCTGCGCGTTCTGCAAGGACAAGAACGCCAACCTCATCGACTACAAGGACACCACCCTGCTCCGGAAGTACATCTCGGACCGGGGCAAGATCCGCGCCCGCCGGGTCACCGGCAACTGCTCCCAGCACCAGCGCGACGTCGCGGTCGCAGTCAAGAACGCCCGCGAGATGGCGCTGCTGCCCTACACCTCGACCGCTCGCTGA
- a CDS encoding deoxyribonuclease IV, whose translation MRIGAHVRDDDPLGAAVERGAEVVQFFLADPQGWKAPEPHPQTDGLLASDLDVFIHAPYLANVASLNNRIRIPSRKIVLQHSEAAAKVGAKGLIVHGGHVTKGEDPNAGIANWRKMFERQAESGGFAVPILIENTAGGDNAMARTFDMLARLWDAVGEFGAGFCLDTCHAFASGEDLVGIVDRVKAITGRVDLVHLNSSRDEFGSARDRHANIASGTIDPEQLVAVAAAAGSPVLVETPDEGQAADIAFLREHLGR comes from the coding sequence ATGCGCATCGGGGCCCACGTCCGCGACGACGACCCGCTCGGCGCCGCGGTCGAACGCGGAGCCGAGGTGGTCCAGTTCTTCCTGGCCGACCCGCAGGGTTGGAAGGCGCCCGAGCCACACCCGCAGACCGACGGGTTGCTGGCCTCTGACCTCGACGTTTTCATCCACGCGCCGTACCTGGCGAACGTCGCGTCGCTGAACAACCGGATCCGCATCCCGTCCCGGAAGATCGTGCTCCAGCACTCGGAGGCGGCGGCCAAGGTCGGCGCCAAGGGCCTGATCGTGCACGGCGGCCACGTCACCAAGGGCGAGGACCCGAACGCGGGCATCGCGAACTGGCGGAAGATGTTCGAGCGGCAGGCGGAGAGCGGCGGTTTCGCCGTGCCGATCCTGATCGAGAACACCGCGGGCGGCGACAACGCCATGGCCCGGACGTTCGACATGCTCGCCCGGCTGTGGGACGCGGTCGGCGAGTTCGGCGCCGGGTTCTGCCTCGACACGTGCCACGCGTTCGCCTCCGGTGAGGACCTGGTCGGCATCGTCGACCGGGTGAAGGCCATCACCGGCCGGGTGGACCTGGTCCACCTGAACAGCTCGCGCGACGAGTTCGGCTCGGCGCGCGACCGGCACGCCAACATCGCGTCCGGCACGATCGACCCGGAGCAGTTGGTCGCGGTGGCCGCCGCCGCCGGCTCTCCGGTGCTGGTCGAGACGCCGGACGAGGGCCAAGCGGCGGACATCGCGTTCCTCCGCGAGCACCTGGGCCGATGA
- a CDS encoding DUF5318 domain-containing protein, whose translation MSTQRQVVDYALQRRALLAEVYAGRVGTMEVCDASPYLLRAAKFHGQPSQVTCPVCRKEPLTHVSWVYGDELKHAAGSARTADELTRMANLFEEFTVYVVEVCRTCSWNHLVQSYVLGTRGLDSRKPRRRTAAE comes from the coding sequence GTGTCGACCCAACGCCAGGTCGTGGACTACGCCTTGCAGCGCCGTGCGCTGCTGGCGGAGGTCTACGCGGGCCGAGTGGGCACGATGGAGGTGTGCGACGCCAGCCCGTACCTGCTGCGAGCTGCGAAGTTCCACGGCCAACCGAGCCAGGTGACCTGCCCGGTCTGCCGCAAGGAGCCGCTCACCCACGTGTCCTGGGTCTACGGCGACGAGCTCAAGCACGCGGCGGGATCCGCGCGCACAGCCGACGAGCTCACCCGCATGGCGAACCTTTTCGAGGAATTCACCGTGTACGTGGTTGAAGTTTGCCGCACATGTAGTTGGAACCACCTGGTGCAGTCATACGTCCTGGGTACGCGTGGCCTGGATTCTCGCAAGCCGCGCAGGAGGACCGCGGCGGAGTGA
- a CDS encoding helix-turn-helix domain-containing protein, whose translation MTAPRGSTLRRRRLGHELRRLREEANRTHTDISKVLDCTQGRISKIEAGFLAIRPMEVKVVLDYLDVPQYEREPLIMLAKEAREQGLWTKHSNVMTSRFITYANLEAEATRICTYEAEVVPGLMQTEAYANAVNLATRPRDDIDAERYTEVRLARQERVLSGELDLWVVLNESAIRRVVGGEQVMREQLQHLLELAHQPSVTLQVLPFSAGQHPAMSGPFVITRFADRRRDPDVIYLENQTGGLYMEEPAEIERYNVTFDRLIADALDVGRSAKLIGRVIDELSGETIPY comes from the coding sequence ATGACCGCGCCACGGGGGAGCACCTTGCGTCGGCGGCGACTCGGACACGAGTTGCGCCGACTCCGAGAGGAGGCGAACCGCACGCACACCGACATCTCGAAGGTCCTCGACTGCACCCAAGGGCGGATCTCCAAGATCGAAGCCGGGTTCCTCGCCATCCGGCCGATGGAGGTCAAGGTGGTGCTCGACTACCTGGACGTCCCGCAGTACGAGCGGGAGCCGCTGATCATGCTGGCCAAGGAGGCCCGTGAGCAGGGGCTGTGGACCAAGCACTCGAACGTCATGACCTCCCGGTTCATCACCTACGCCAACCTCGAAGCCGAGGCGACCCGGATCTGCACTTATGAGGCTGAAGTGGTTCCCGGCCTGATGCAGACCGAGGCTTACGCCAATGCGGTCAACCTCGCCACCCGCCCACGGGACGACATCGACGCCGAGCGCTACACCGAGGTGCGGCTGGCTCGTCAGGAACGAGTCCTCAGCGGCGAGTTGGACCTCTGGGTGGTGTTGAACGAGTCGGCTATCCGGCGGGTGGTCGGTGGTGAGCAGGTGATGCGCGAACAGTTGCAGCACCTGCTTGAACTGGCACACCAACCATCGGTGACGTTGCAGGTGCTGCCGTTCTCCGCCGGACAGCACCCGGCGATGAGCGGTCCGTTCGTGATCACCCGGTTCGCGGATCGCCGGCGAGACCCTGACGTGATCTATTTGGAGAACCAGACCGGCGGCCTCTACATGGAGGAACCGGCCGAGATCGAGCGGTACAACGTCACGTTCGACCGGTTGATCGCGGATGCGCTGGACGTCGGGCGCTCGGCGAAGTTGATCGGTCGGGTGATCGACGAGTTGTCCGGGGAGACGATCCCCTACTGA
- a CDS encoding glycosyltransferase family 87 protein, protein MASPSQHPQANADDADSLGPDERVNPTWTEPLARKASKLLGGPVGRHASVGRQWFWTPLRVVLLFAVVTLALSWFQKSPCIQQYVDGNGVVQLDWRGSKQFTAMCYSDTVPLYTAERLDKPDTFPYKTSWIDDEGKPTAHVRYMEYPVLTGMFQLLNARMAQGWTVIASSGWLPNPMTVIVYFNITALWLALAWLVTAYAVAQLARRRPYDAVLVAVSPLVIVHAFTNFDTLATAFATAGMLAWARKKPVLAGVLLGLGGAAKLYPLFLLGPLLLLCWRSDRLRAGLTTLGATMATWALVNAPIAWLYPDGWREFFRLNTERGVDPDSLYNVVAQWTGWQGFDPGLAHGQAPEVLNTVSAVLFLVCCAAIGFVTLSAPRRPRFAQLAFLVVAAFLLTNKVWSPQYSLWLVPLAVLALPRWKLLLVWMTLDALVWAPRMFFYLGEDNKGLPIDWFLGAVVARDIAVIVLCGFIIREIYRPALDKVRQAGDDDPCGGFIDGTPDRHVLRFRRREAVPGNR, encoded by the coding sequence GTGGCCAGCCCTTCGCAGCACCCGCAGGCGAACGCCGACGACGCCGACTCGCTCGGTCCGGACGAGCGGGTCAACCCGACGTGGACCGAACCGCTGGCGCGGAAGGCGAGCAAGCTGCTGGGCGGGCCGGTCGGCCGTCACGCGTCGGTCGGGCGGCAGTGGTTCTGGACGCCGTTGCGGGTGGTGCTGCTGTTCGCGGTCGTGACGCTGGCGCTGTCGTGGTTCCAGAAGTCGCCGTGCATCCAGCAGTACGTGGACGGCAACGGCGTCGTCCAGCTCGACTGGCGGGGCAGCAAGCAGTTCACCGCGATGTGCTACTCGGACACCGTTCCGCTGTACACGGCGGAGCGGTTGGACAAGCCGGACACGTTCCCCTACAAGACGTCCTGGATCGACGACGAGGGCAAGCCGACGGCGCACGTGCGGTACATGGAGTACCCGGTGCTGACGGGCATGTTCCAGCTCCTCAACGCCCGCATGGCGCAGGGCTGGACGGTGATCGCCTCGTCCGGGTGGCTGCCCAACCCCATGACGGTGATCGTGTACTTCAACATCACCGCGCTGTGGCTGGCCCTGGCGTGGCTGGTGACGGCGTACGCGGTGGCGCAGCTGGCCAGGCGGCGGCCGTACGACGCGGTGCTGGTGGCGGTGTCGCCGCTGGTCATCGTGCACGCGTTCACGAACTTCGACACGTTGGCGACGGCGTTCGCGACGGCGGGCATGTTGGCGTGGGCGCGGAAGAAGCCGGTGCTGGCGGGTGTGTTGCTGGGGCTGGGCGGCGCGGCGAAGCTGTACCCGTTGTTCCTGCTCGGGCCGTTGCTGTTGTTGTGCTGGCGGTCGGATCGGCTGCGTGCCGGGCTGACGACGTTGGGCGCGACCATGGCGACGTGGGCGCTGGTGAACGCGCCGATCGCGTGGCTGTACCCGGACGGGTGGCGTGAGTTCTTCCGGCTGAACACCGAACGCGGGGTGGACCCGGACTCGCTGTACAACGTGGTCGCCCAGTGGACGGGGTGGCAGGGCTTCGACCCGGGACTGGCGCACGGGCAGGCGCCGGAGGTCTTGAACACGGTCAGCGCGGTGCTGTTCCTGGTGTGCTGCGCGGCGATCGGGTTCGTGACGCTGTCCGCCCCCCGACGGCCGCGGTTCGCGCAGTTGGCGTTCCTCGTGGTGGCCGCATTCCTGCTGACGAACAAGGTGTGGAGCCCGCAGTACTCGCTGTGGCTCGTGCCGCTGGCCGTGCTGGCCCTGCCGCGGTGGAAGCTGCTGCTGGTGTGGATGACGCTGGACGCCCTGGTGTGGGCGCCGCGGATGTTCTTCTACCTGGGCGAGGACAACAAGGGGCTGCCGATCGATTGGTTCCTCGGCGCGGTGGTGGCGCGGGACATCGCGGTGATCGTGCTGTGCGGGTTCATCATCCGCGAGATCTACCGGCCGGCGTTGGACAAGGTGCGGCAGGCCGGTGACGACGACCCGTGCGGCGGGTTCATCGACGGCACGCCGGACCGGCACGTGCTGCGGTTCCGCCGACGCGAAGCCGTCCCCGGCAATCGTTGA
- a CDS encoding DUF397 domain-containing protein, translating to MTLTWRTSSYSTAGQNCVEVAHGRRSVGVRDSKNPEGGRLAVGTQAWRSFLTALR from the coding sequence ATGACCTTGACCTGGCGTACGAGCAGCTACAGCACTGCGGGCCAGAACTGCGTCGAGGTCGCGCATGGCAGGCGATCGGTCGGCGTTCGGGATTCCAAGAACCCCGAAGGCGGCCGGCTCGCCGTCGGCACGCAGGCGTGGCGGAGCTTTCTGACGGCGCTGCGCTGA
- a CDS encoding transglycosylase domain-containing protein, translated as MYQSTPREPELLTHREDEVELEPFYDDEYDEELTEQEARAVRRKKIWRKVRRTTYVAFGLMLVAPVVAFAVAYQVVEVPNPEVVAADQDKAITILYADGSPMTKIAQADANRTLVKYEDLPETIKDAVMAAEDPTFMTNVGFDLTAIARAGWYQLKGEQSGGSGLTQQYVKAATEQDGMTLSRKFTEAVTAYKMSEQQDKKDILTAYLNTVYFGKGASGIKTAAKAYFGLDDLKLLTHSQAALLAGMIQNPGRDYQPAYLLERWNYVMDQMVEHKMIEPAYRASEPFPTPVPDADQAGLSGPRLHIIQQVKQEMAELTWGVDRLKKIGGTVHTTIDPPMQAAAEAAVTEVLTGQDPDLRTSMSAIDPNTGAVKAYWGSATGTGTDYQMGILQEPGSSFKPFDFVAALQRGEGAGEVYDGSSPREFAGRTGNNAVRNSPGVACVNPKRCSIREAMVKSVNTVFFDMALKIGTEKVAKAAFDAGIPREVTIDGTKTPLLVDEGGVSPNGNISIGGYLVRPFDITSAYATFAARGVYHKPFFISKITNSEDKAIYQHIDETRPAFDPDPTKSRDIADNVTDVLKGVVTGPIACAGGRECAGKTGTHELQGTTRNAKAWMAGYTPTLAASVWIGTDPGNIALYDQKRKKDIYGGGLPGDIWKKFMDGALNGAPMEKFPKPKPIGQFEEPKPTTTVPPTTTSEKKPDDDKKTTTPTETATTTRTPPSTTTRTTPPCRPPLCTPTTTSPTWASPDPIGGGTEPTG; from the coding sequence GTGTACCAGTCCACGCCTCGCGAGCCGGAACTCCTCACCCACCGCGAGGACGAGGTCGAGCTAGAGCCGTTCTACGACGACGAGTACGACGAGGAGCTGACCGAGCAGGAGGCCCGCGCCGTGCGTCGGAAGAAGATCTGGCGGAAAGTCCGCCGCACCACCTACGTGGCCTTCGGCCTGATGCTCGTCGCCCCGGTCGTCGCCTTCGCGGTCGCCTACCAGGTGGTGGAGGTGCCGAACCCGGAGGTGGTCGCGGCCGACCAGGACAAGGCGATCACCATCCTGTACGCCGACGGCTCGCCGATGACCAAGATCGCCCAGGCCGACGCGAACCGCACGCTGGTCAAGTACGAGGACCTGCCGGAAACGATCAAGGACGCGGTCATGGCGGCCGAGGACCCGACGTTCATGACGAACGTCGGCTTCGACCTGACCGCCATCGCCCGCGCCGGCTGGTACCAGCTCAAGGGCGAGCAGAGCGGTGGCTCCGGTCTCACCCAGCAGTACGTGAAGGCGGCCACCGAGCAGGACGGCATGACCCTGAGCCGCAAGTTCACCGAGGCCGTCACCGCGTACAAGATGTCCGAGCAGCAGGACAAGAAGGACATCCTCACCGCGTACTTGAACACGGTCTACTTCGGCAAGGGCGCCTCCGGCATCAAGACCGCGGCGAAGGCGTACTTCGGGCTCGACGACCTCAAGTTGCTCACGCACTCGCAGGCCGCCCTGCTCGCCGGCATGATCCAGAACCCCGGCCGCGACTACCAGCCCGCGTACCTGCTCGAACGCTGGAACTACGTGATGGACCAGATGGTCGAGCACAAGATGATCGAGCCGGCCTACCGCGCGAGCGAACCGTTCCCGACGCCCGTGCCGGACGCCGACCAGGCCGGCCTCTCCGGCCCGCGCCTGCACATCATCCAGCAGGTCAAGCAGGAGATGGCCGAGCTCACGTGGGGCGTCGACCGGTTGAAGAAGATCGGTGGCACCGTCCACACCACCATCGACCCGCCCATGCAGGCCGCGGCGGAGGCGGCGGTGACCGAGGTGTTGACGGGTCAGGACCCGGACCTGAGGACCTCGATGTCGGCGATCGACCCGAACACCGGCGCGGTCAAGGCCTACTGGGGCAGTGCGACCGGCACCGGCACCGACTACCAGATGGGCATCCTCCAGGAGCCAGGGTCGTCGTTCAAGCCGTTCGACTTCGTCGCAGCCCTTCAGCGGGGCGAAGGCGCGGGAGAGGTGTACGACGGCAGCTCGCCGCGCGAGTTCGCCGGCCGTACGGGCAACAACGCGGTCCGCAATTCGCCGGGCGTGGCCTGCGTCAACCCGAAGCGGTGCAGCATTCGTGAGGCCATGGTGAAGTCGGTCAACACCGTGTTCTTCGACATGGCACTCAAGATCGGCACCGAGAAGGTCGCCAAAGCGGCGTTCGACGCGGGCATCCCCCGCGAGGTGACGATCGATGGAACGAAGACCCCACTCCTGGTCGATGAGGGCGGCGTCAGCCCGAACGGCAACATCTCCATCGGTGGTTACCTGGTCCGGCCGTTCGACATCACATCCGCTTACGCCACGTTCGCGGCGCGCGGTGTGTACCACAAGCCGTTCTTCATCTCGAAGATCACCAACTCCGAGGACAAGGCGATCTACCAGCACATCGACGAGACGCGGCCGGCGTTCGACCCGGACCCGACGAAGAGCCGGGACATCGCGGACAACGTCACCGACGTGCTCAAGGGCGTGGTGACGGGCCCCATCGCCTGCGCGGGCGGGCGCGAGTGCGCCGGCAAGACCGGCACGCACGAACTCCAGGGCACCACCCGGAACGCGAAGGCGTGGATGGCGGGCTACACGCCGACGCTCGCGGCCAGCGTCTGGATCGGCACCGACCCGGGCAACATCGCGCTCTACGACCAGAAGAGGAAGAAGGACATCTACGGCGGTGGCCTGCCGGGTGATATCTGGAAGAAGTTCATGGACGGCGCTCTGAACGGCGCGCCCATGGAGAAGTTCCCGAAGCCAAAGCCGATCGGCCAGTTCGAGGAGCCGAAGCCGACCACGACGGTCCCGCCCACCACGACGTCCGAGAAGAAGCCGGACGACGACAAGAAGACGACGACGCCGACCGAGACGGCCACAACGACTCGGACGCCGCCGAGCACCACCACCCGCACGACGCCGCCGTGCCGGCCTCCGCTCTGCACGCCGACCACGACGTCGCCGACCTGGGCGTCGCCCGACCCGATCGGGGGCGGCACGGAACCGACCGGTTAG